TTGGAGAGGGCCTGGGCCCAGGCCTCGGCGTTGCCCGGGGCCACCAGCCAGCCGGTTTCGCCGTCGACCACGGTCTCGCGCGCCGCGCCGTGATCGGCGGCCAGCACCGGCTTGCCCATCACCTGCGGCTCGACCGCGGTTCGTCCGAACGCCTCGGGTTCCAGCGACGGGGCGATGGCCAGGTCCGCGACCAGATAGGCGGCCGGCATGTCGTCGCAATGGCCCACCAGCTTGACGCTGTCCTGCAACCCCGCCTGGGCGATCATGTGCTCCAGCTCGGCGCGATAGGCCTTGCGGCCCTGGTCGTCGCCGACCAGCAGCAGCAGGACGCGGACGTCGGACACCGCTTTCAGTCGGGCCATAGCCTCGATGACCAGGGCCTGGCCCTTCCAGCGGGTCAGGCGGCCGGCCAGCAGCACCTTCAGGCGGCGGTCCTCGGTCGACACGCCCCAGGCCTCGCGCAGCGTCCTGACCCGCTCGGCCGAGACCAGGCCGGGCTCGAAGCGGGTCAGGTCGACGCCGCGAGGGATGGCCACCACGCGGTCGGCCGGAATGCCGTGTTCGGCGATCACGTGGGCGCGGGTGAATTCGGAATTGGCGATCACCAGGTCGCCCTTGGTCATCACCGCGTTGTACCAGCGCTTGAGGCTGGACTTGGCGTTGTAGACCCCATGGTAGGTGGCCACGAACGGGACCTTGGTGGCGTGGG
The window above is part of the Caulobacter soli genome. Proteins encoded here:
- a CDS encoding glycosyltransferase family 4 protein, giving the protein MSILPDDFTLLQVTPELETGGAEQTTIDVAHGVIAQGGKALVATKGGRMAARLEADGGRLAQMPAQSKNPLIMLGNAARMIDLIRREKVSLVHARSRAPAFSALWAAHATKVPFVATYHGVYNAKSSLKRWYNAVMTKGDLVIANSEFTRAHVIAEHGIPADRVVAIPRGVDLTRFEPGLVSAERVRTLREAWGVSTEDRRLKVLLAGRLTRWKGQALVIEAMARLKAVSDVRVLLLLVGDDQGRKAYRAELEHMIAQAGLQDSVKLVGHCDDMPAAYLVADLAIAPSLEPEAFGRTAVEPQVMGKPVLAADHGAARETVVDGETGWLVAPGNAEAWAQALSNACEAGAARRQVMGMAARARARKLYSVDAMVEATLKVYARVLETKS